The following coding sequences lie in one Eschrichtius robustus isolate mEscRob2 chromosome 10, mEscRob2.pri, whole genome shotgun sequence genomic window:
- the LOC137770736 gene encoding large ribosomal subunit protein eL42-like: MVNAPKTRRTFCKKCGKHQPHKVTQYKKGKNSLYAQGKRRYDQKQSGYGGQRKPIFRKKAKTTKKIVLSLECVEPNCRSKRMLAIKSCKILNSEEIRREKAK; the protein is encoded by the coding sequence ATGGTCAATGCACCAAAAACCCGAAGGACTTTCTGTAAGAAATGTGGAAAGCATCAGCCTCACAAAGTGACCCAGTATAAGAAGGGCAAAAATTCCCTGTATGCCCAGGGAAAAAGGCGTTATGATCAGAAGCAGAGTGGCTATGGTGGGCAAAGAAAGCCAATTTTCCGGAAGAAGGCTAAAACCACAAAAAAGATCGTGCTGAGTCTTGAATGTGTTGAGCCCAACTGCAGATCCAAGAGGATGCTGGCTATTAAGAGCTGCAAGATTTTGAACTCGGAGGAGATAAGAAGAGAAAAGGCCAAGTGA